A genomic segment from uncultured Erythrobacter sp. encodes:
- a CDS encoding DUF1570 domain-containing protein, with amino-acid sequence MITALFRLCLAIAALVGLAAPAAAEWHKAESDRFVIYADSRAEDLAEFAQMLERYHVAMELESGRQVPVPSPSNRLTIYLVGSIEEVRAIYGAPRSSVGGFYIPRANGSVAFSPNIRIRAADGGRGEIGTRRKRGTDTAALPREMGVLLHEYGHHFLIGSARHAMPRWLSEGAAEYFSSARFNPDGSVDLGLPNNERAWEISQAAPVSVIELLDYETYSKDRSKRYDAYYGRSWLLFHYLRFNPQRAGQLVRYWQAVASGTDSLTAGQQIFGDLAVLERELNAYSRQRSMAGMRFAAESIRTGAVKVAPISQGHTAMMPVIMRSERGVDKEQAAGLVIKAREIAARFPGDAAVLAALAEAEYDAGNDEAAIAAADAALAADRMMRDAYVQKGYALFRKAEVADDKDSAFVAAMRPFEALNAIESDHTQPLIHYYRSYTKRGVAPPDGARHALERASELAPFDQMLAIEVALLKASEGENSVARFMLAPVAADPHGGKRAAAARMLIDRLAAVPDGQKISVTGLAFDDTEDGGEGAGGGEGGDAD; translated from the coding sequence ATGATTACCGCGCTATTCCGCCTTTGCCTTGCCATTGCCGCACTGGTCGGCCTCGCTGCGCCCGCCGCCGCTGAATGGCACAAAGCGGAAAGCGACCGCTTCGTCATCTACGCCGATTCGCGCGCCGAAGACTTGGCCGAATTTGCCCAGATGCTCGAACGCTATCATGTGGCGATGGAGCTTGAGAGCGGGCGGCAGGTGCCGGTGCCCAGCCCTTCTAACCGCCTCACTATCTATCTGGTCGGCTCGATCGAGGAAGTGCGCGCGATCTATGGTGCGCCGCGCTCAAGCGTAGGTGGGTTCTATATCCCGCGCGCCAACGGCTCGGTTGCATTCTCGCCCAATATTCGCATCCGCGCTGCAGATGGCGGGCGCGGCGAGATCGGGACTCGCCGCAAACGCGGCACCGACACAGCCGCTTTGCCACGCGAAATGGGCGTGCTGCTGCACGAATATGGCCACCACTTCCTGATCGGTTCCGCCCGCCACGCCATGCCGCGCTGGCTGAGCGAGGGGGCGGCGGAGTATTTCTCCTCGGCGCGGTTCAACCCCGATGGCTCGGTCGATCTGGGCCTACCGAACAATGAGCGCGCGTGGGAAATCAGCCAGGCCGCGCCGGTTTCGGTGATCGAATTGCTCGACTACGAGACTTACAGCAAGGACCGGAGCAAGCGTTACGACGCCTATTACGGGCGGAGCTGGCTGTTGTTCCACTATCTGCGGTTCAACCCACAGCGCGCCGGCCAACTTGTCCGCTACTGGCAGGCGGTGGCTTCAGGGACGGACAGCCTGACGGCGGGTCAGCAGATTTTCGGCGATCTGGCCGTGCTGGAACGCGAGCTCAACGCTTACAGCCGTCAGCGCAGCATGGCCGGGATGCGGTTTGCTGCTGAGAGTATCCGGACCGGCGCCGTGAAGGTCGCTCCGATCAGCCAAGGCCATACCGCCATGATGCCTGTGATCATGCGCTCGGAACGCGGGGTCGATAAAGAGCAAGCCGCCGGCCTCGTGATCAAGGCGCGCGAGATTGCCGCACGCTTTCCCGGCGATGCAGCAGTGCTGGCCGCGCTAGCCGAGGCGGAATACGACGCCGGCAATGACGAGGCGGCCATCGCGGCTGCCGACGCAGCACTGGCCGCTGACCGCATGATGCGCGATGCCTATGTCCAGAAAGGCTATGCGCTGTTCCGCAAGGCCGAGGTGGCCGATGACAAGGACTCAGCCTTCGTTGCAGCGATGCGCCCGTTCGAGGCGTTGAACGCGATTGAATCCGATCACACCCAGCCGCTGATCCACTACTACCGCAGCTACACCAAGCGCGGCGTTGCGCCTCCAGACGGTGCCCGTCACGCGCTCGAAAGGGCGAGCGAGCTAGCGCCATTTGACCAGATGCTTGCGATCGAGGTGGCTCTGCTCAAGGCTTCGGAAGGTGAAAATTCAGTCGCGCGCTTCATGCTCGCGCCTGTGGCGGCCGATCCGCATGGTGGCAAACGCGCCGCTGCAGCACGGATGCTGATCGACCGGCTAGCAGCGGTGCCGGATGGGCAAAAGATTTCGGTCACCGGTTTGGCCTTCGATGATACCGAAGACGGCGGCGAAGGCGCGGGAGGCGGCGAAGGGGGCGACGCCGATTGA
- a CDS encoding phosphoenolpyruvate carboxykinase, whose product MLTSLATPLAAQNLHTGATLHANLGTAALVEHALAKGEGKLTKQGALLVETGKFTGRSVKDKYIVRDDTTQDTINWGPINQPMSSEHFAALKADFLKELEGSGELYVADLFGGSQPEYRVNVRVITQMAWHSLFVRTLLVRPSAEEVASFVPEYTIINLPSFKANPERHGCRSDTVIAVSFTEKLILIGNTEYSGEMKKGVFGLLNYLLPAQGVMPMHCSANIGADGKSAIFFGLSGTGKTTLSADASRTLIGDDEHGWSDTAVFNFEGGCYAKMINLSAEGEPEIYATTQMFGTILENVAMDEDTRELDFTDSSKTENTRGAYPIEFIPNTSEKNLGPAPSNVIMLTADAFGVLPPIARLTADQAMYYFLSGYTAKVAGTEIGVTEPEATFSTCFGAAFMPRHPSVYGNLLKERIAKGGPNGKVECWLVNTGWTGGKYGTGSRMPIKATRALLNAVLDGDMDNVEFRKDPNFGFDVPVHVPVLAAAGIDQTILDPRSTWADAAEYDATAKKLVQLFIDNFAQFEAHVDEGVLQAAPAPVAA is encoded by the coding sequence ATGTTGACCTCGCTCGCAACCCCGTTGGCCGCCCAGAACCTCCACACCGGCGCCACGCTCCACGCCAACCTCGGCACCGCCGCTCTGGTTGAGCACGCGCTGGCCAAGGGCGAGGGCAAGCTGACCAAGCAAGGCGCGCTGCTGGTGGAGACCGGCAAGTTCACCGGCCGCAGCGTCAAGGACAAGTATATCGTCCGCGATGACACCACGCAGGACACGATCAACTGGGGCCCGATCAACCAGCCGATGAGCTCGGAACACTTCGCCGCGCTGAAGGCTGATTTTCTTAAAGAACTCGAAGGTTCGGGTGAACTTTACGTCGCCGACCTGTTCGGCGGCTCGCAGCCGGAATATCGCGTCAACGTGCGTGTCATCACCCAGATGGCATGGCACAGCCTGTTCGTGCGCACGTTGCTGGTGCGTCCCTCGGCGGAAGAAGTGGCAAGTTTCGTTCCCGAATACACCATCATCAACCTGCCCAGCTTCAAGGCGAACCCGGAACGTCACGGCTGCCGCAGCGACACCGTGATCGCGGTGAGCTTCACCGAGAAGCTGATCCTGATCGGCAACACCGAATACTCGGGCGAGATGAAGAAGGGGGTGTTCGGCCTCCTCAATTATCTCCTGCCGGCGCAGGGCGTGATGCCGATGCACTGTTCGGCCAATATCGGCGCGGACGGCAAAAGCGCGATCTTCTTCGGCCTGTCGGGCACCGGCAAGACCACGCTGTCGGCCGACGCCAGCCGTACCTTGATTGGCGATGATGAGCACGGCTGGTCGGACACCGCGGTCTTCAACTTCGAAGGCGGCTGCTACGCCAAGATGATCAACCTGTCCGCTGAAGGCGAGCCGGAGATCTACGCCACCACCCAGATGTTCGGCACGATCCTCGAAAACGTGGCGATGGACGAAGATACGCGCGAGCTCGACTTCACGGATTCGTCGAAGACCGAGAACACGCGCGGCGCTTACCCCATCGAGTTCATCCCCAACACGAGCGAGAAAAACCTCGGCCCGGCGCCGTCGAACGTGATCATGCTGACCGCCGATGCCTTCGGCGTGCTGCCCCCGATCGCGCGGCTGACCGCGGATCAGGCGATGTATTACTTCCTGTCGGGCTACACCGCCAAGGTCGCTGGCACCGAAATCGGCGTGACCGAACCGGAAGCGACCTTCTCGACCTGCTTCGGCGCGGCCTTCATGCCGCGTCACCCGAGCGTCTATGGCAATCTGCTGAAAGAGCGGATCGCCAAGGGCGGGCCGAATGGCAAAGTCGAATGCTGGCTGGTCAACACCGGTTGGACCGGCGGCAAGTACGGCACTGGCTCGCGGATGCCGATCAAGGCGACCCGCGCGCTGCTGAACGCCGTGCTCGATGGCGACATGGACAATGTCGAGTTCCGCAAGGACCCCAATTTCGGCTTCGACGTGCCGGTGCATGTGCCGGTGCTGGCCGCAGCCGGGATCGATCAGACCATCCTCGATCCGCGCAGCACCTGGGCGGACGCGGCCGAGTATGACGCGACCGCCAAGAAGCTGGTGCAGCTGTTCATCGACAACTTCGCCCAGTTCGAAGCCCATGTCGATGAAGGCGTGCTGCAAGCCGCCCCGGCGCCCGTCGCCGCCTGA
- a CDS encoding response regulator transcription factor, with the protein MSDSTTEQLPLPAATDPVSADARKLQIALVDDDRNILTTVAIALQAEGFATRLYSDGETALKALLDNPPDLAVFDIKMPKMDGMELLRRLRAHSPLPVIFLTSKDDERDEEAGLELGADDYIAKPFSLRLLIARIRAILRRAEPLVAGASPAASPEPAPATLNRGRLFMDPARHQVMWDGETVSLTVTEFLILEALAIRPGVIKSRNQLMDAAYPDDVFVDDRTVDSHIKRMRRKFRLVDPTFDGIETLYGAGYSFTDG; encoded by the coding sequence ATGTCCGACAGCACCACCGAACAGCTCCCTTTGCCTGCGGCCACCGATCCCGTCAGCGCGGATGCCCGCAAGCTCCAGATCGCGCTGGTCGATGATGATCGCAACATCCTCACCACGGTGGCGATTGCGTTGCAGGCCGAAGGCTTTGCCACGCGGCTCTATTCCGATGGCGAGACCGCGCTGAAGGCGCTGCTCGACAATCCGCCGGACCTCGCCGTGTTCGATATCAAGATGCCCAAGATGGACGGCATGGAGCTGCTGCGCCGCCTGCGCGCCCATTCGCCGCTGCCGGTGATCTTCCTCACCAGTAAGGATGACGAACGCGACGAGGAGGCCGGGCTGGAACTGGGCGCGGATGATTACATCGCCAAACCGTTCAGCCTCCGCCTCCTGATCGCCCGCATCCGCGCGATCCTGCGCCGGGCCGAGCCGCTGGTGGCAGGGGCAAGCCCCGCCGCCTCGCCCGAACCTGCGCCCGCGACCCTCAACCGAGGGCGCCTGTTCATGGACCCGGCGCGCCATCAGGTGATGTGGGATGGCGAGACCGTCAGCCTCACCGTGACCGAATTCCTGATCCTTGAAGCGCTCGCGATCCGCCCCGGCGTGATCAAGAGCCGCAACCAGTTGATGGACGCGGCCTACCCTGATGACGTCTTCGTCGATGATCGCACCGTCGATAGCCATATCAAGCGGATGCGGCGCAAGTTCCGGCTGGTCGATCCCACCTTCGATGGCATCGAAACGCTCTACGGCGCGGGCTACAGCTTCACTGATGGCTAA
- a CDS encoding stimulus-sensing domain-containing protein has protein sequence MAKGASGEQLTATGRFALTGRILAVNILPLLIMGGGLLYLDSYRTQLINERFKLARIEAQITAEALAGATRERQEALLVQIGKEQRMRLRMFDAKGTLTADSFALAEPSFRFNDISDDDWEQRFSRWLDRTVDTIVSAEAVQDYVEPEAQEADAWPELARARELGLSQVRLYDWSDGTPVITAAVPVGLQGATLLTVRNAVDITESVRAARTTLGFAMVLLLATSALLSLFLARTIVTPLRLLARAAVRVRQGRDREVEVPRLPQRSDEIGLLARAVSDMTGALRQRIDAVDTFAADVAHEIKNPLASLRSAIDTLPRVEDPELRSELIQIATHDVRRIDRLVTEIAAASRVDAEISRATLERVDLAELFANLIRSREDRGMNGGRRIVLDAAPGSHIVMGVPTQLERVAENLIDNAVSFSPADGVVSVSIRRTGGQSITEVCDEGPGIAADAREAVFRRFHSDRPEGESFGNHSGLGLAIGRAIAEAHDGTLSADARPDGAPGACLRLRLPAAQ, from the coding sequence ATGGCTAAAGGCGCAAGCGGTGAACAGTTGACTGCCACCGGGCGGTTCGCGCTGACGGGCCGCATTCTGGCGGTCAACATCCTGCCGCTGCTGATCATGGGCGGCGGCCTGCTCTATCTCGATTCGTACCGCACGCAGCTGATCAACGAGCGCTTCAAGCTCGCCCGCATAGAAGCGCAGATCACTGCCGAGGCACTGGCAGGCGCCACCCGCGAGCGGCAGGAGGCGCTGCTGGTGCAGATCGGCAAGGAACAGCGGATGCGGCTGCGGATGTTCGATGCCAAAGGCACGCTGACCGCGGACAGCTTCGCACTGGCCGAGCCATCCTTCCGGTTCAACGACATCAGTGATGACGACTGGGAACAGCGCTTCTCGCGCTGGCTCGACCGCACGGTCGACACCATCGTCAGCGCCGAGGCGGTGCAGGACTATGTCGAGCCCGAGGCGCAAGAAGCCGATGCCTGGCCCGAACTCGCCCGCGCGCGCGAGTTGGGACTGTCGCAGGTCAGGCTCTATGATTGGAGCGATGGCACGCCGGTGATCACCGCCGCCGTGCCGGTCGGCCTGCAAGGCGCGACACTGCTGACGGTGCGCAACGCGGTCGATATCACCGAAAGTGTGCGCGCGGCGCGCACCACGCTGGGCTTTGCGATGGTGCTGCTGCTGGCGACCTCGGCGCTGCTCTCGCTGTTTCTGGCACGCACCATCGTCACCCCCCTGCGGCTGCTGGCGCGCGCAGCGGTGCGGGTGAGGCAGGGCCGCGACCGCGAGGTCGAAGTGCCGCGCCTGCCCCAGCGCAGCGACGAGATCGGGCTGCTCGCCCGTGCGGTTTCGGACATGACGGGCGCGCTCAGGCAGCGGATCGACGCGGTCGATACCTTTGCGGCGGATGTGGCGCATGAAATCAAGAACCCGCTCGCATCGCTGCGCAGTGCGATCGACACTTTGCCGCGCGTGGAAGACCCCGAGCTGCGCTCCGAACTGATCCAGATCGCCACCCATGACGTGCGCCGGATCGACCGCCTCGTGACCGAAATCGCCGCCGCCAGCCGGGTCGATGCCGAAATCAGCCGCGCGACGCTGGAACGGGTCGATCTGGCCGAATTGTTCGCGAACCTGATCCGCAGCCGCGAAGATCGCGGGATGAACGGTGGTCGCCGGATCGTGCTCGACGCGGCACCCGGCAGCCACATCGTGATGGGCGTGCCGACCCAGCTGGAGCGGGTGGCCGAAAACCTGATCGACAACGCCGTGTCCTTCTCACCCGCAGATGGCGTGGTCAGCGTGTCGATCCGCCGGACTGGCGGCCAAAGCATCACCGAGGTCTGCGACGAAGGCCCCGGCATCGCTGCCGACGCCCGCGAGGCGGTGTTCCGGCGGTTCCATTCTGACCGGCCGGAAGGCGAGAGCTTCGGCAATCACTCCGGCCTCGGCCTCGCCATCGGGCGCGCGATTGCCGAGGCGCATGACGGCACGCTCAGCGCCGACGCCCGCCCCGATGGCGCACCCGGCGCGTGCCTGCGGCTGCGTTTGCCCGCCGCGCAATGA
- a CDS encoding serine kinase, translating to MTAIVLQASAVAIAGRALLIEGPPGSGKSSLALALMDRGAGLIGDDGVTLTVEGDVLIANPPPHIAGLLEVRGVGLVTLPVAPPAPVALILSLGGPAPERLPQTPLPRRIINGVAVPVLAFDPGTIAPAPRAEWALAMHGLVIKPASLCAADAPDDSA from the coding sequence ATGACCGCTATCGTGCTTCAGGCGAGCGCGGTGGCGATCGCCGGCCGCGCGTTGCTGATCGAAGGCCCTCCCGGCAGCGGGAAATCCAGCCTTGCGCTGGCGCTGATGGATCGTGGCGCGGGGCTGATAGGTGATGATGGCGTAACGCTGACAGTGGAGGGTGATGTTCTTATCGCCAACCCGCCGCCGCATATTGCCGGACTGCTGGAAGTGCGCGGGGTGGGCCTTGTCACTCTCCCCGTCGCGCCGCCCGCGCCGGTTGCGCTGATCCTCTCCCTCGGCGGCCCGGCACCGGAGCGCCTCCCCCAAACACCGCTCCCCCGGCGCATCATCAACGGGGTCGCCGTGCCAGTGCTCGCCTTCGATCCCGGCACCATCGCCCCTGCCCCGCGCGCCGAATGGGCGCTCGCCATGCATGGCCTCGTCATCAAACCCGCTTCCCTTTGCGCCGCAGACGCGCCAGATGACAGCGCATGA
- the rapZ gene encoding RNase adapter RapZ — protein MSEPEVPPLQRQLLLVTGLAGAGKSTTLAVLEDLGWETIDNFPVRMLKRLVTMPDEARGPLAIGFDSRTRGFVPADIIALVKDLAARPDIALTFLFLDCAGGELERRFNETRRRHPMADGRPVQEGIAAERELLEPLRRWAEVMIDTTAMTSNDLQTRIRELFDPASEEAGVTITLSSFGFARGMPPLADLVFDMRFLDNPHWVPELREQTGQDATVGAHIERDPAFAEAFERIRDLLLMLLPRYARQGKPYVHIAFGCTGGRHRSVFTTERMAQALRTAGFSPTVRHRNLGSRAADTIERDRR, from the coding sequence ATGAGCGAGCCTGAAGTCCCTCCTCTCCAGCGCCAACTGCTGCTGGTCACTGGCCTTGCCGGCGCGGGCAAGTCGACCACGCTGGCGGTGCTGGAGGATCTCGGCTGGGAGACAATCGACAACTTCCCGGTGCGAATGCTCAAGCGCCTCGTCACCATGCCCGACGAGGCGCGCGGGCCGCTCGCCATCGGGTTCGATTCGCGCACGCGCGGCTTTGTCCCGGCCGACATCATCGCGCTGGTCAAAGACCTCGCCGCCCGGCCCGACATCGCGCTCACCTTCCTGTTCCTCGATTGCGCCGGGGGCGAGCTGGAACGCCGCTTCAATGAAACCCGCCGCCGCCACCCGATGGCTGACGGGCGCCCGGTGCAGGAAGGCATTGCCGCCGAGCGCGAGCTGCTCGAACCCCTGCGCCGCTGGGCCGAGGTGATGATCGACACCACCGCGATGACCAGCAACGATCTGCAAACCCGCATTCGCGAACTGTTCGATCCCGCCAGCGAAGAAGCGGGCGTGACGATCACCCTGTCGAGTTTCGGCTTTGCCCGCGGGATGCCGCCGCTTGCCGATCTGGTGTTCGACATGCGCTTCCTCGACAATCCGCATTGGGTGCCAGAGCTGCGCGAACAGACCGGGCAGGACGCCACCGTGGGCGCGCATATCGAGCGTGACCCCGCCTTTGCCGAAGCGTTCGAACGCATCCGTGACCTCTTGCTGATGCTGCTCCCGCGCTATGCCCGGCAAGGCAAACCCTATGTCCATATCGCCTTTGGCTGTACCGGCGGGAGACACAGATCGGTCTTCACCACCGAGCGGATGGCTCAGGCCTTGCGCACCGCCGGGTTTTCGCCCACTGTTCGGCACCGCAATCTGGGCTCGCGGGCGGCCGATACCATTGAACGGGATCGCCGCTAA
- a CDS encoding PTS sugar transporter subunit IIA, whose product MIGLILVTHGRLADQFVEAMEHVVGPQDGIVTVCIGPHDDMEQRRADIADAIASVDNGKGVIILTDLFGGTPSNLAISLLDAGHVEVIAGINLPMLIRLAGARKAMDVTAAVHAAQTAGRNYITIASELLGQDTAPARAKA is encoded by the coding sequence ATGATCGGCTTGATCCTGGTAACCCATGGCCGCCTCGCGGACCAGTTTGTCGAGGCAATGGAGCACGTGGTCGGCCCGCAGGACGGGATCGTCACGGTCTGCATCGGCCCCCATGACGATATGGAGCAGCGCCGCGCCGACATCGCGGACGCGATCGCTTCGGTCGACAATGGCAAGGGCGTCATCATCCTCACTGACCTGTTCGGCGGCACCCCGTCGAATCTGGCGATCTCGCTGCTTGATGCGGGCCATGTCGAGGTGATCGCGGGCATCAACCTGCCGATGCTGATCCGCCTCGCCGGTGCGCGCAAGGCGATGGATGTCACCGCTGCGGTCCACGCCGCGCAGACCGCCGGGCGCAATTACATCACCATCGCCAGCGAATTGCTGGGGCAGGACACTGCCCCTGCACGGGCCAAGGCCTGA
- a CDS encoding HPr family phosphocarrier protein, translating to MGEARQSVTIVNRRGLHARASAKFVGAVATLPDGVKVTVTKAPHSAAGGSILGLMMLGAAKGDTVEVAVEGENAEAVLADLIALVAGGFGED from the coding sequence GTGGGGGAAGCACGGCAAAGCGTCACCATCGTCAACCGCCGGGGCCTGCACGCCCGGGCGAGTGCGAAGTTCGTCGGCGCGGTGGCGACCCTGCCCGATGGCGTGAAGGTCACCGTAACCAAGGCCCCGCACAGCGCGGCGGGCGGATCGATCCTCGGGTTGATGATGCTCGGCGCGGCGAAGGGCGACACGGTCGAAGTCGCAGTCGAGGGTGAGAATGCCGAGGCGGTCCTAGCCGATCTGATCGCGCTGGTCGCTGGCGGCTTCGGGGAAGATTAG
- a CDS encoding RNA methyltransferase yields the protein MRKHITGFSNPTVKYLRSLRDKKHRKRTGQFLVEGLRLLEDARASGRVPQTLVMAEGREHALLARLEADVVAAGGEVIETTPDILSKITGKDNAQSVTGVFDEWDTSLETLDRSAAPIWLVAQALRDPGNLGTMLRTCDAVGAGGLILIDDCADPFSAEAVRASMGAVFTVGVAQARWEEFLPWLRGGAGQLVAASLRDAVPYRGAPYASPCFILVGNESQGLPEDYEAECDLRVTMPMRGRADSLNAAVAGAVLAYEVLAGLEPRSLQS from the coding sequence ATGCGCAAGCACATCACCGGTTTCTCTAATCCGACCGTCAAATATCTGCGGTCCTTGCGCGACAAGAAGCATCGCAAGCGTACCGGCCAGTTCCTGGTCGAAGGGCTGCGGCTGCTCGAAGACGCGCGCGCCTCGGGCCGGGTGCCGCAGACGCTTGTCATGGCCGAGGGGCGCGAACACGCGCTGCTCGCGCGGCTTGAGGCTGACGTTGTGGCAGCAGGCGGCGAGGTGATCGAAACCACGCCCGACATCCTCTCCAAGATCACCGGCAAGGACAATGCCCAGAGCGTCACCGGGGTGTTCGACGAATGGGACACGTCGCTGGAGACGCTGGACCGCAGCGCCGCGCCGATCTGGCTGGTGGCGCAAGCGCTGCGCGATCCGGGCAACCTCGGCACGATGCTGCGCACCTGCGACGCGGTGGGCGCAGGCGGGTTGATCCTCATCGACGACTGCGCCGATCCCTTCAGCGCCGAAGCCGTGCGGGCGAGCATGGGGGCGGTGTTCACAGTAGGCGTGGCGCAGGCGCGGTGGGAGGAGTTTCTACCGTGGCTGCGGGGTGGCGCGGGCCAGTTGGTCGCAGCATCCTTGCGCGATGCGGTGCCCTATCGCGGCGCGCCCTACGCGTCGCCGTGCTTCATTCTGGTCGGCAACGAATCGCAGGGGCTCCCTGAGGATTACGAGGCGGAGTGCGACCTGCGGGTGACGATGCCGATGCGGGGCCGCGCGGATTCATTGAACGCGGCAGTGGCAGGCGCAGTGCTGGCTTATGAGGTGCTGGCGGGGTTGGAGCCGCGAAGTTTACAAAGTTGA
- the rmuC gene encoding DNA recombination protein RmuC — protein MDASILPLFALILGAALGGGVGWFLASRPLADLRARLTAAEASGAEGEAKFARAIAELGEARIEVAGLKERAGQADGLLTRLDTVQADRAALAERLAALESAAAEREKAFTEQKAGLLAAQESLRKEFENAGSRVLEQAQKAFLERADARFRQSEEAGEAKLKALLSPVGDKLASYERQVAELEAKRTDAFGQLSGLIQSMRDGQEQVRREAQRLGNSLTNAPKARGRWGERALQNVLEQCGLAEHTDFHLEQSMDTADGRLRPDAIVNVPGQKKLVIDAKVSLNAYQAAFEADDEGERKRHLDLHAKSMRNHVQTLGSKSYQSQFDDAPDYVVMFVPGEHFVAAALEHDPELWDFAFRNKVLLATPTNLVAIARTVAQVWRQDKMASEAAEIGRMGAELYERLRKSAEHLKRVGGGLESAVKNYNNFVGSFERNVLSSGRRLAEKGIEIGKSEIEDVPLVESAPRYNAVDAAGVEDDVPALEPRKDAAE, from the coding sequence ATGGACGCTTCGATTCTGCCGCTTTTCGCCCTGATTCTCGGTGCTGCGCTTGGCGGGGGCGTGGGCTGGTTCCTTGCCTCGCGCCCGCTCGCCGATCTACGCGCGCGCCTCACTGCGGCGGAGGCGAGCGGGGCGGAGGGGGAGGCCAAGTTCGCCCGCGCCATTGCCGAGCTGGGCGAAGCGCGGATTGAGGTCGCCGGGCTGAAGGAGCGGGCGGGGCAGGCGGATGGCTTGCTGACGCGGCTCGACACCGTGCAGGCTGACCGAGCCGCGCTAGCCGAACGCCTCGCCGCGCTCGAAAGTGCTGCGGCCGAGCGCGAGAAGGCCTTTACCGAACAGAAGGCCGGACTGCTCGCCGCGCAGGAGTCCTTGCGCAAGGAGTTCGAAAACGCCGGAAGCCGGGTGCTGGAACAGGCGCAGAAGGCGTTCCTGGAACGCGCCGACGCGCGCTTCCGCCAGTCCGAAGAAGCGGGCGAGGCCAAGCTGAAGGCGCTGCTGTCTCCGGTGGGCGACAAGCTGGCCAGCTACGAACGACAGGTCGCCGAGCTGGAGGCCAAGCGCACCGATGCTTTCGGGCAGCTCTCCGGCCTGATCCAGTCGATGCGCGACGGACAGGAACAGGTGCGGCGCGAAGCGCAGCGGCTCGGCAATTCGCTCACCAACGCCCCCAAGGCGCGCGGGCGCTGGGGCGAGCGGGCTTTGCAGAACGTCCTCGAACAATGCGGGCTGGCCGAACATACCGATTTCCACCTCGAACAGTCGATGGACACCGCCGATGGCCGGCTGCGGCCCGATGCGATCGTCAATGTGCCGGGGCAGAAGAAGCTGGTGATTGACGCCAAGGTGTCATTGAACGCCTATCAGGCCGCCTTCGAGGCGGATGATGAGGGCGAGCGCAAACGCCACCTCGACCTCCACGCCAAATCGATGCGCAACCATGTGCAGACGCTGGGCTCGAAAAGCTACCAGAGCCAGTTCGATGACGCGCCGGACTATGTGGTGATGTTTGTGCCGGGCGAGCATTTCGTCGCCGCCGCGCTGGAACATGATCCCGAATTGTGGGATTTCGCCTTCCGCAACAAGGTGCTGCTCGCGACCCCGACCAACCTCGTTGCAATTGCCCGCACGGTCGCGCAGGTGTGGCGGCAGGACAAGATGGCGAGCGAAGCGGCGGAAATCGGCCGGATGGGCGCGGAGCTTTATGAGCGGCTGAGAAAGTCGGCTGAACATCTCAAGCGCGTGGGCGGTGGGCTTGAATCGGCAGTGAAGAACTACAACAATTTCGTCGGTAGCTTTGAACGTAATGTCCTTTCGTCAGGCAGACGGCTTGCCGAGAAGGGCATCGAGATTGGCAAAAGCGAGATCGAGGATGTCCCGCTGGTCGAATCTGCCCCGCGATATAACGCAGTTGATGCGGCTGGAGTGGAGGACGACGTTCCGGCGCTGGAGCCGCGCAAGGACGCGGCGGAGTAG
- a CDS encoding peptide deformylase, translating to MAIREILEVPDPRLKIISTPVEPQEFNEELRTLVEDMFETMYDAPGIGLAAIQVGVPKRVLVIDLQPEDPDAEPVECGHDGHSHTHPATKNDPRVFINPVILDPAEEVSTYQEGCLSVPEIYADVDRPATCTVRYQDLDGNTHEEALEGLMATCLQHEMDHLEGILFIDHLSRLKKAMVLKKLEKIRRAA from the coding sequence ATGGCTATCCGCGAAATCCTTGAAGTGCCGGACCCCCGGCTGAAGATCATCTCGACTCCGGTTGAACCGCAAGAGTTCAATGAGGAGCTGCGCACGCTGGTCGAAGACATGTTTGAGACCATGTACGACGCTCCCGGCATCGGTCTGGCTGCGATCCAAGTCGGCGTGCCCAAGCGCGTGCTGGTGATCGACCTCCAGCCCGAAGACCCGGACGCCGAGCCGGTGGAATGCGGCCATGACGGCCATTCGCACACCCACCCCGCGACCAAGAACGACCCGCGCGTGTTCATCAATCCGGTGATCCTTGATCCGGCCGAGGAAGTGTCGACCTATCAGGAAGGCTGCCTTTCGGTCCCCGAAATCTACGCCGATGTCGACCGCCCGGCGACCTGCACGGTGCGCTATCAGGACTTGGACGGCAACACGCATGAAGAGGCGCTTGAAGGGCTGATGGCGACGTGCCTGCAGCACGAGATGGACCACTTGGAGGGCATCCTGTTCATCGACCACCTGTCGCGCCTGAAGAAGGCTATGGTGTTGAAGAAGCTAGAGAAGATTCGCCGAGCGGCGTAG